A single window of Carassius gibelio isolate Cgi1373 ecotype wild population from Czech Republic chromosome A19, carGib1.2-hapl.c, whole genome shotgun sequence DNA harbors:
- the LOC127935197 gene encoding homeobox protein NOBOX isoform X1 has protein sequence MAEDALFVSDYDSPFPLCEEDEQRGYFRYGNNEQDNERERYSDGKEVEEKESQEFEMDSQVKLEEITENWTAAQEPEDRKMEMQEEEIKTEDVKLKNEKGTEDDEEENKKVDNVQTDEKYCKDEQESTLGFKNYETKTDDDDAEANDLLVPPLEDDCILQMGPDCTIDLVMVCDESVERCMNEDLLLCPPKSSDLPQPPPIISPPRPLSITLPPQNITVLPFQPQPLLQPHVPPQAQLEAPCLGKRPYGSSTNVPTGQLEVTLRQVYSNRRYTRFASKAAPLKPLASVGGQTSSQALPSVSTDAPLMPPKKKTCTFYSTDQLEELERVFQDDHYPDGDKRKEIAAAIGVTPQRIMVWFQNRRAKWRKTAKATAKKPPASRGQPCVQVNRSQIFSAPVVTSQHAMPKNTLPPYSTIRTSCTSPPGGFLEYMPPPMHSPPPIRRASLPLITAYNPPAHTVSMLLDTPEHSEPSSADATPLSLQTDTGFDFDGLGTSVKLDYMTSAPQNNTFNFQLNTFPQQSNTLLTQQTNSLLPQQTNTLLPQPASCLMPQQSSTILPQYSQLSYLTPSPYLTPNPTESSTAPYLPLTNNTLPAFTSSGHAYLQSQTGNQMLLQSGVHAFQAYPWTTDMYSQSGQYTQAVFQSQLSSQGHESQYSQLLPQQHYVQLEGAPPQPSLPKPTPDLLLPNVKVESEDIGHSQPIRVSEAEPTFHCDFSPINF, from the exons ATGGCTGAAGATGCCTTGTTTGTCAGTGATTACG ATAGTCCATTTCCTCTGTGTGAGGAGGATGAGCAGAGAGGGTATTTTCGATATGGAAACAACGAGCAAGATAATGAGAGAGAAAGATACAGTGATGGAAAAGAGGTGGAAGAAAAGGAGTCACAAGAGTTCGAGATGGACTCTCAGGTGAAACTAGAGGAAATAACTGAGAATTGGACAGCAGCTCAAGAACCTGAAGACAGGAAAATGGAGATGCAAGAGGAAGAAATCAAAACTGAAGACGTCAAACTAAAAAACGAAAAGGGCACAGAGGATGACGAAGAGGAAAACAAGAAAGTAGATAATGTACAAACTGATGAAAAATATTGCAAAGATGAGCAGGAAAGTACATTAGGTTTCAAAAATTATGAAACAAagacagatgatgatgatgcagagGCAAACGACTTGCTGGTGCCGCCTCTGGAGGATGACTGTATTTTGCAGATGGGCCCAGACTGCACTATAGACCTGGTGATGGTGTGTGATGAGTCGGTGGAGAGATGTATGAACGAAGACCTTTTGTTATGCCCCCCTAAATCTTCAGATCTGCCCCAGCCACCCCCTATAATATCCCCACCCAGACCATTATCTATCACATTACCCCCTCAAAATATCACAGTACTCCCCTTTCAGCCCCAGCCTCTACTTCAACCTCACGTCCCACCACAGGCCCAGCTGGAGGCCCCATGCTTGGGTAAACGGCCCTATGGAAGCAGCACCAATGTACCCACCGGACAGCTGGAGGTGACGCTGCGGCAGGTGTACAGCAATCGCCGCTACACCCGTTTTGCCAGCAAAGCGGCTCCTCTTAAACCTCTGGCCTCAGTTGGTGGACAAACCAGCAGTCAGGCTTTACCCTCTGTCAGCACGGATGCTCCTCTAATGCCTCCGAAGAAGAAAACCTGCACCTTCTACAGCACCG ATCAGTTGGAGGAGCTGGAGCGTGTGTTTCAGGACGATCACTACCCTGATGGAGACAAGAGAAAGGAGATCGCTGCCGCCATCGGTGTTACGCCCCAGAGAATCATG GTGTGGTTTCAGAACCGTCGAGCAAAATGGAGAAAAACAGCAAAAGCCACAGCAAAAAAACCTCCTGCTAGTCGGGGTCAGCCTTGTGTCCAGGTCAACAG gtcacAAATTTTCTCAGCTCCTGTTGTTACATCTCAGCATGCCATGCCTAAAAACACACTTCCCCCCTACAGTACCATCCGGACCAGCTGCACTAGTCCACCAG GAGGTTTTTTGGAGTACATGCCCCCTCCCATGCACAGTCCTCCTCCAATACGGCGTGCTTCCTTGCCTCTCATCACGGCATACAACCCCCCTGCTCATACTGTGTCCATGCTGCTGGACACACCTGAACACAGTGAGCCCAGCTCTGCAGACGCAACGCCACTGAGTTTGCAGACCGACACCGG GTTTGACTTTGACGGCTTGGGCACTTCTGTAAAGCTGGACTACATGACTTCTGCTCCACAGAACAACACTTTCAATTTCCAGCTCAACACATTTCCTCAACAGTCTAACACTTTATTAACTCAGCAGACAAATAGTCTCCTGCCTCAGCAAACAAACACATTGTTACCCCAGCCAGCTAGTTGTCTTATGCCCCAACAGTCCAGCACAATATTGCCCCAGTACTCCCAGCTGTCGTACCTCACGCCCTCTCCCTACCTCACACCCAACCCCACAGAGAGCAGCACTGCTCCCTATCTGCCCCTCACCAACAACACTCTGCCTGCATTCACCAGCAGCGGACATGCGTATCTCCAGTCTCAAACTGGCAACCAGATGCTGCTTCAGTCAGGAGTTCATG CATTTCAGGCCTACCCTTGGACAACTGACATGTATAGTCAGTCGGGTCAGTATACACAGGCGGTGTTTCAGTCACAGTTATCATCACAGGGTCACGAGAGCCAATACTCCCAGCTCCTGCCCCAGCAGCACTACGTTCAGCTTGAAGGAGCGCCGCCGCAGCCCAGCCTACCCAAACCCACCCCTGACCTCCTTCTGCCCAATGTCAAAGTAGAGTCTGAAGACATTGGCCAcagtcagccaatcagagtcagtgAGGCAGAGCCTACCTTTCATTGCGATTTCTCACCAATCAACTTTTAA
- the LOC127935197 gene encoding homeobox protein NOBOX isoform X2 codes for MDSQVKLEEITENWTAAQEPEDRKMEMQEEEIKTEDVKLKNEKGTEDDEEENKKVDNVQTDEKYCKDEQESTLGFKNYETKTDDDDAEANDLLVPPLEDDCILQMGPDCTIDLVMVCDESVERCMNEDLLLCPPKSSDLPQPPPIISPPRPLSITLPPQNITVLPFQPQPLLQPHVPPQAQLEAPCLGKRPYGSSTNVPTGQLEVTLRQVYSNRRYTRFASKAAPLKPLASVGGQTSSQALPSVSTDAPLMPPKKKTCTFYSTDQLEELERVFQDDHYPDGDKRKEIAAAIGVTPQRIMVWFQNRRAKWRKTAKATAKKPPASRGQPCVQVNRSQIFSAPVVTSQHAMPKNTLPPYSTIRTSCTSPPGGFLEYMPPPMHSPPPIRRASLPLITAYNPPAHTVSMLLDTPEHSEPSSADATPLSLQTDTGFDFDGLGTSVKLDYMTSAPQNNTFNFQLNTFPQQSNTLLTQQTNSLLPQQTNTLLPQPASCLMPQQSSTILPQYSQLSYLTPSPYLTPNPTESSTAPYLPLTNNTLPAFTSSGHAYLQSQTGNQMLLQSGVHAFQAYPWTTDMYSQSGQYTQAVFQSQLSSQGHESQYSQLLPQQHYVQLEGAPPQPSLPKPTPDLLLPNVKVESEDIGHSQPIRVSEAEPTFHCDFSPINF; via the exons ATGGACTCTCAGGTGAAACTAGAGGAAATAACTGAGAATTGGACAGCAGCTCAAGAACCTGAAGACAGGAAAATGGAGATGCAAGAGGAAGAAATCAAAACTGAAGACGTCAAACTAAAAAACGAAAAGGGCACAGAGGATGACGAAGAGGAAAACAAGAAAGTAGATAATGTACAAACTGATGAAAAATATTGCAAAGATGAGCAGGAAAGTACATTAGGTTTCAAAAATTATGAAACAAagacagatgatgatgatgcagagGCAAACGACTTGCTGGTGCCGCCTCTGGAGGATGACTGTATTTTGCAGATGGGCCCAGACTGCACTATAGACCTGGTGATGGTGTGTGATGAGTCGGTGGAGAGATGTATGAACGAAGACCTTTTGTTATGCCCCCCTAAATCTTCAGATCTGCCCCAGCCACCCCCTATAATATCCCCACCCAGACCATTATCTATCACATTACCCCCTCAAAATATCACAGTACTCCCCTTTCAGCCCCAGCCTCTACTTCAACCTCACGTCCCACCACAGGCCCAGCTGGAGGCCCCATGCTTGGGTAAACGGCCCTATGGAAGCAGCACCAATGTACCCACCGGACAGCTGGAGGTGACGCTGCGGCAGGTGTACAGCAATCGCCGCTACACCCGTTTTGCCAGCAAAGCGGCTCCTCTTAAACCTCTGGCCTCAGTTGGTGGACAAACCAGCAGTCAGGCTTTACCCTCTGTCAGCACGGATGCTCCTCTAATGCCTCCGAAGAAGAAAACCTGCACCTTCTACAGCACCG ATCAGTTGGAGGAGCTGGAGCGTGTGTTTCAGGACGATCACTACCCTGATGGAGACAAGAGAAAGGAGATCGCTGCCGCCATCGGTGTTACGCCCCAGAGAATCATG GTGTGGTTTCAGAACCGTCGAGCAAAATGGAGAAAAACAGCAAAAGCCACAGCAAAAAAACCTCCTGCTAGTCGGGGTCAGCCTTGTGTCCAGGTCAACAG gtcacAAATTTTCTCAGCTCCTGTTGTTACATCTCAGCATGCCATGCCTAAAAACACACTTCCCCCCTACAGTACCATCCGGACCAGCTGCACTAGTCCACCAG GAGGTTTTTTGGAGTACATGCCCCCTCCCATGCACAGTCCTCCTCCAATACGGCGTGCTTCCTTGCCTCTCATCACGGCATACAACCCCCCTGCTCATACTGTGTCCATGCTGCTGGACACACCTGAACACAGTGAGCCCAGCTCTGCAGACGCAACGCCACTGAGTTTGCAGACCGACACCGG GTTTGACTTTGACGGCTTGGGCACTTCTGTAAAGCTGGACTACATGACTTCTGCTCCACAGAACAACACTTTCAATTTCCAGCTCAACACATTTCCTCAACAGTCTAACACTTTATTAACTCAGCAGACAAATAGTCTCCTGCCTCAGCAAACAAACACATTGTTACCCCAGCCAGCTAGTTGTCTTATGCCCCAACAGTCCAGCACAATATTGCCCCAGTACTCCCAGCTGTCGTACCTCACGCCCTCTCCCTACCTCACACCCAACCCCACAGAGAGCAGCACTGCTCCCTATCTGCCCCTCACCAACAACACTCTGCCTGCATTCACCAGCAGCGGACATGCGTATCTCCAGTCTCAAACTGGCAACCAGATGCTGCTTCAGTCAGGAGTTCATG CATTTCAGGCCTACCCTTGGACAACTGACATGTATAGTCAGTCGGGTCAGTATACACAGGCGGTGTTTCAGTCACAGTTATCATCACAGGGTCACGAGAGCCAATACTCCCAGCTCCTGCCCCAGCAGCACTACGTTCAGCTTGAAGGAGCGCCGCCGCAGCCCAGCCTACCCAAACCCACCCCTGACCTCCTTCTGCCCAATGTCAAAGTAGAGTCTGAAGACATTGGCCAcagtcagccaatcagagtcagtgAGGCAGAGCCTACCTTTCATTGCGATTTCTCACCAATCAACTTTTAA
- the LOC127935200 gene encoding lysosomal-associated transmembrane protein 5 — protein sequence MSGTRTLFCHVTTATLSFAILYLIGNVLKLVGIILLVSLDKDAFSVPYHESKATGGQRVFDISTNILMLVMMSISAVLALFSKRKGPMFVLPFVLMMFVELSLSFLSLFDGAWGLPGTPSYRDMLKAIKSQKRVDRLNEEEIGHFTMWYSVLFMMDILLKVYILQVSMRCFYALKAERMAAVVVDTGNTVTVKLPSYDEAVKMKAGDTPPTYHEA from the exons ATGTCTGGAACACGTACCCTCTTCTGCCATGTCACCACGGCGACCCTCTCGTTTGCCATCTTATATCTG ATTGGTAATGTGCTGAAATTGGTGGGCATCATTCTATTGGTTTCACTGGATAAAGACGCATTTTCTGTCCCCTATCATGAATCAAAGGCTACCGGGGGCCAGCGTGTCT ttgACATCAGCACTAACATTCTGATGCTGGTTATGATGTCGATCTCTGCTGTGCTGGCCCTTTTCTCTAAACGCAAG GGCCCGATGTTTGTGCTGCCCTTTGTGCTGATGATGTTTGTGGAGCTGAGTCTGAGTTTCCTGTCCCTGTTTGATGGAGCCTGGGGTCTGCCAGGGACCCCCAGCTACAGAGACATGCTGAAAGCTATA AAGAGTCAGAAGAGAGTCGATAGGTTGAATGAGGAAGAGATTGGCCATTTCACCATGTGGTACTCTGTTCTCTTTATGATGGACATACTGCTGAAG GTGTACATCCTTCAAGTGTCAATGAGATGTTTCTATGCCCTGAAGGCAGAAAGGATGGCTGCTGTCGTTGTTGACACTGGAAATACTGTCACA GTGAAGCTCCCTTCTTATGATGAGGCTGTCAAGATGAAAGCAGGAGACACCCCCCCTACCTATCATGAGGCTTAA